From the genome of [Limnothrix rosea] IAM M-220, one region includes:
- the mazG gene encoding nucleoside triphosphate pyrophosphohydrolase encodes MSQPTDAILNSLEHLIQVVARLRSPDGGCPWDLAQTPETLIPYVIEEAYEVVHAIRGGEQAAIAEELGDLLLQVILQAQIASEAGDFNLQDIAEGISAKLIRRHPHVFGEVAVDTVEEVRQNWDKIKAQEKGETPELAEKLSRKLDRYNATLPPLMASMKMSKKAAAAGFEWEKIEDVWAKFDEELTEFHEALATEDKAHQQAELGDLLFTIVNLARWYDLDPSEALHGTNQRLVQRITLMEKFAKKSLADYDITELDQLWRQAKKELNQ; translated from the coding sequence ATGAGTCAACCCACGGATGCTATTTTAAATTCTCTTGAACATCTTATTCAGGTGGTAGCAAGGTTACGATCGCCGGATGGTGGTTGTCCTTGGGATTTGGCTCAGACACCCGAAACATTAATTCCCTACGTCATCGAAGAAGCCTATGAAGTGGTTCACGCCATTCGTGGGGGAGAACAGGCGGCGATCGCCGAAGAGCTAGGGGATTTATTATTACAGGTCATTTTACAAGCGCAAATTGCCAGTGAAGCCGGGGACTTTAACCTCCAAGACATTGCCGAAGGTATTAGCGCCAAACTAATTCGTCGTCACCCCCATGTTTTCGGTGAAGTGGCTGTCGATACCGTTGAAGAAGTCCGCCAAAATTGGGATAAAATTAAAGCCCAAGAAAAAGGTGAAACCCCAGAGCTAGCCGAAAAACTGAGTCGTAAACTAGACCGTTACAACGCGACTTTGCCACCTTTAATGGCGAGTATGAAGATGTCAAAAAAAGCCGCTGCCGCTGGATTTGAATGGGAAAAAATCGAAGATGTTTGGGCAAAATTTGACGAAGAACTTACAGAATTTCACGAAGCATTAGCCACCGAAGATAAAGCTCACCAACAGGCAGAATTAGGGGATTTGTTATTTACCATTGTTAATCTGGCGCGGTGGTATGACCTTGACCCCAGCGAAGCATTACATGGTACAAATCAGCGGTTGGTGCAGCGCATCACTCTCATGGAAAAATTTGCAAAAAAATCATTAGCTGATTACGACATTACAGAACTCGATCAGTTGTGGCGACAAGCAAAAAAAGAGCTGAATCAATAA